A genomic region of Catalinimonas niigatensis contains the following coding sequences:
- a CDS encoding mechanosensitive ion channel family protein — translation MEVNVEKPFKLVSDKVEGWITDLIAMLPNLVVAIVIVILFYVLARLARGAASNLFRRFSANLAVNSLFANIIFIALLITGTFIALGVLQLTTAVTSLLAGVGIVGLALGFAFQDIAANFISGILIAFQQPFRVGDIIENNDYMGTVTDISLRITTINTFQGLEVLIPNKNLFQDIVVNYTRTNERRVDLDVGVSYGDDLAKVKKVTLEAVSKLDSIDKSRDVTLFFKEFGDSSINFSVRFWAKSPRQPDYLAALSDAVMAIQIAYNENDIMIPFPIRTLDFGIKGGEKLSEMVLQHSNGKEKS, via the coding sequence ATGGAAGTCAATGTAGAAAAACCTTTTAAGCTCGTTTCTGATAAGGTTGAAGGATGGATAACAGATCTTATTGCCATGTTGCCTAATTTGGTCGTGGCAATAGTGATTGTTATCCTTTTTTATGTGTTGGCACGTTTGGCCAGAGGCGCTGCGAGTAATTTATTCAGACGTTTCTCGGCTAATCTTGCAGTTAACAGCTTATTTGCTAATATCATATTTATTGCTCTGCTGATCACCGGGACATTCATTGCCTTGGGTGTTTTACAGCTTACGACGGCAGTTACTTCGCTTTTGGCAGGTGTGGGTATTGTTGGTTTGGCATTGGGTTTTGCTTTTCAGGATATTGCAGCCAACTTTATTTCGGGAATACTTATTGCTTTCCAGCAGCCATTCAGAGTAGGCGATATTATAGAAAATAATGACTACATGGGTACGGTGACAGATATAAGTCTGCGCATCACGACCATCAATACCTTTCAGGGACTGGAAGTGTTAATTCCTAACAAAAATCTATTTCAGGATATAGTAGTCAATTATACCCGCACCAACGAACGAAGGGTTGATTTAGATGTTGGAGTATCTTATGGAGATGATCTGGCCAAAGTTAAAAAGGTTACCTTGGAGGCTGTTTCAAAGTTGGATAGTATTGACAAAAGCCGTGATGTAACGCTTTTTTTTAAGGAGTTTGGTGACAGTTCAATAAATTTTTCTGTTAGATTTTGGGCGAAATCTCCAAGGCAACCGGATTACTTGGCCGCTTTAAGTGATGCTGTCATGGCAATTCAGATAGCTTATAACGAAAATGACATCATGATTCCTTTCCCTATACGTACACTGGATTTTGGCATCAAAGGAGGAGAAAAACTATCTGAGATGGTCCTTCAACACAGCAATGGAAAGGAAAAAAGCTAG
- a CDS encoding FG-GAP repeat domain-containing protein, translating into MRQTLYRQIYLSLLTLLFLSSCGNAQQTEATYFTDVMATHVPQDADAHALDVAFADVDEDGDLDVILALEADANRLYLNDGGGKLDWKKEVFDTAKHDTEHVRIADFDGDGHADVVFVAEDDQQHEYYLGNGDGSFSNVSDRLLAKSEGNGLDVGDVNGDGLPDIVVGNSGVSGQNFLWINDESRPGYFVDRTKESLPQVNDATQSIKLADLNGDGSLDMLVGNEVPPNRLLINDSEGNFTEAAEQLDLPVPLHTREVFTFDAEGDGDQDVVFANLTSNGGERDKDPRTRILINDGKANFTDETQTRMPENKFSTYAAAPIDIDHDGYMDLLLSAIAIPPFEALQVRAYKNDGKGMYTNVTQQFIPAETVGRSWGIAIGDLNGDGMDDAFIGGWGSQARLLLSKNVRSHSKD; encoded by the coding sequence ATGCGACAAACCTTATATCGTCAGATATACTTAAGTCTGCTGACTTTACTTTTTTTGTCATCTTGCGGAAATGCCCAGCAAACAGAAGCTACTTATTTTACAGATGTGATGGCTACGCACGTCCCTCAAGACGCTGATGCTCATGCGCTGGATGTTGCTTTTGCAGATGTGGATGAGGATGGCGATCTGGACGTAATCCTGGCGCTGGAAGCAGATGCCAACCGGCTTTATCTTAATGATGGTGGTGGCAAATTAGACTGGAAGAAAGAGGTGTTTGATACAGCAAAGCATGACACAGAACATGTACGCATCGCAGACTTTGATGGAGACGGACATGCAGATGTGGTTTTTGTAGCCGAGGATGATCAGCAACATGAATACTACCTGGGCAATGGAGACGGCAGTTTTAGTAATGTAAGTGATCGTTTGCTCGCAAAAAGCGAAGGTAACGGTTTGGATGTAGGAGACGTAAATGGAGATGGCCTGCCGGATATAGTTGTTGGTAATTCCGGTGTATCAGGTCAGAATTTTCTCTGGATCAATGACGAGTCTCGTCCGGGATATTTTGTTGATCGCACCAAAGAATCTTTACCACAGGTCAATGATGCTACTCAGAGCATCAAACTGGCTGATCTTAATGGAGACGGAAGTCTGGACATGCTGGTAGGCAATGAGGTCCCTCCCAACCGATTGCTTATCAATGATAGTGAAGGTAATTTTACAGAAGCTGCAGAGCAACTGGATTTACCTGTTCCTCTGCACACCAGGGAAGTCTTTACCTTTGATGCAGAAGGTGATGGTGATCAGGATGTTGTATTTGCTAACCTGACCAGCAATGGTGGAGAGCGGGATAAAGATCCACGCACACGCATACTCATTAATGATGGGAAAGCCAATTTTACGGATGAAACCCAAACACGTATGCCTGAAAATAAATTTTCTACTTATGCGGCAGCACCCATTGACATTGATCATGACGGGTACATGGATTTGCTGCTGAGTGCCATTGCTATCCCTCCTTTTGAAGCTCTTCAGGTACGTGCCTACAAAAATGATGGTAAGGGTATGTACACCAATGTAACACAGCAGTTTATTCCTGCTGAAACGGTAGGCCGTAGTTGGGGTATTGCAATCGGTGATCTTAACGGAGATGGTATGGACGACGCTTTTATAGGCGGATGGGGATCGCAAGCACGTCTGTTGTTGTCTAAAAATGTGCGGTCTCACAGTAAAGACTAA
- the rpmA gene encoding 50S ribosomal protein L27: MAHKKGAGSSKNGRDSESKRLGVKIFGGQDVIAGNIIVRQRGTKHHPGKNVGIGKDHTLFALTNGTVVFKKASKDRSYVHVDPVAEA; the protein is encoded by the coding sequence ATGGCACACAAAAAAGGAGCCGGTAGCTCGAAGAACGGTAGAGATTCGGAAAGTAAACGCTTAGGTGTAAAAATATTTGGCGGTCAGGATGTGATTGCTGGCAATATCATTGTCAGACAACGTGGCACCAAACATCATCCCGGCAAAAATGTAGGGATTGGTAAAGACCATACCTTATTTGCTCTTACCAATGGAACAGTAGTGTTCAAAAAAGCTTCTAAGGATCGTTCATACGTGCACGTTGATCCCGTAGCGGAAGCCTAA
- a CDS encoding CBS domain-containing protein produces MSFPSVEKFMASDEVTLSPELTIDEAINIILDNKLTGAPVLDKNRAIVGMLTEKDCLRLIVDSAYNNLPNHDKTVADYMSAVVKTVTTDHDILDVANEFLTTNFRKFPVVHNGKLVGQVSRRDILKAIRETKSTTW; encoded by the coding sequence ATGAGTTTCCCCTCTGTAGAAAAGTTTATGGCTTCAGATGAAGTCACTTTATCTCCCGAACTCACCATTGACGAGGCAATCAATATTATATTAGATAATAAATTGACAGGGGCTCCTGTGTTGGATAAAAATCGTGCTATAGTAGGTATGCTTACCGAAAAAGATTGTCTTAGATTAATTGTTGACAGTGCTTATAATAACCTGCCTAATCATGACAAGACGGTGGCTGATTATATGTCGGCGGTTGTAAAAACCGTCACTACCGACCATGATATTCTCGATGTTGCTAACGAGTTTCTGACTACCAACTTTCGCAAATTTCCTGTAGTACATAATGGAAAACTAGTAGGACAGGTAAGCCGGAGGGATATACTAAAGGCTATCCGTGAAACTAAAAGCACTACCTGGTAA
- a CDS encoding DinB family protein, with product MKIFHHLTALALGAIMLSYCTPPSDTAQAEEAVEPTYEFVENHDLIWDEAILQIEEIAEAMPEDMYNYKPHDSIMTFAEQLLHIGGSSKVLANMFLKDIQPADSPEMDASTMTKAEIMEFVRTNLEEAGEIMKSMSDEQLQEEIKSFSGKAMTRQQGLLFVHDHLTNHKGQANLYVRVSGNEPAEYRYY from the coding sequence ATGAAAATTTTCCATCACTTAACTGCTCTGGCTTTAGGAGCCATAATGCTCTCTTATTGTACTCCTCCTTCTGACACTGCTCAGGCGGAAGAAGCTGTAGAACCCACTTACGAGTTTGTAGAAAACCATGATCTGATCTGGGATGAAGCTATTCTTCAAATTGAAGAAATAGCTGAAGCTATGCCCGAAGATATGTACAATTACAAACCTCATGACAGCATCATGACTTTTGCGGAGCAACTACTGCATATTGGAGGCTCTTCTAAAGTACTGGCTAATATGTTTCTAAAAGACATCCAGCCTGCTGACTCACCTGAGATGGATGCCAGTACTATGACAAAGGCTGAAATTATGGAGTTTGTAAGAACTAATCTGGAGGAAGCTGGAGAGATCATGAAGAGTATGTCGGATGAGCAACTTCAGGAAGAAATCAAAAGTTTTTCCGGTAAAGCCATGACCAGGCAGCAAGGCCTGTTATTTGTGCATGATCATCTTACCAACCATAAGGGACAAGCCAATTTATATGTACGTGTAAGCGGTAATGAACCAGCTGAGTATCGCTATTACTAA
- a CDS encoding REP-associated tyrosine transposase yields MSELRKANTDHPYFITCTVVQWIDVFTRNCYSDVLIDSLKYCQQYKGLEVYSYVIMPSHIHMIVRQGEGKLDKVMGDFKSFTAKEILNMIVASPQESRKKWLLHMFAYAAKYHQQHAQYMFWQYTKHPVELSNAAIFQQKMDYIHQNPMTAGYVTEAEKWYYSSANPFSSLKVLVG; encoded by the coding sequence ATGTCAGAATTGCGCAAGGCCAATACGGATCATCCTTACTTCATCACCTGCACGGTAGTACAATGGATTGACGTCTTCACGAGAAATTGCTACTCTGATGTGCTGATTGATAGTCTCAAATACTGTCAACAGTATAAGGGTTTGGAAGTATACTCTTACGTTATAATGCCTAGCCATATTCACATGATCGTCAGGCAGGGAGAGGGAAAACTGGATAAAGTGATGGGTGATTTCAAAAGCTTTACTGCAAAAGAGATTCTCAACATGATTGTTGCTTCACCACAGGAAAGCCGTAAAAAGTGGTTGCTGCATATGTTTGCTTATGCCGCAAAATACCATCAGCAGCATGCCCAATATATGTTCTGGCAATATACCAAGCATCCAGTGGAACTTAGTAATGCTGCCATCTTTCAGCAAAAAATGGATTATATCCACCAAAACCCAATGACTGCTGGCTATGTCACCGAAGCGGAGAAGTGGTATTACAGTAGTGCCAATCCATTTTCATCCTTGAAAGTGCTGGTAGGCTGA
- a CDS encoding ribonucleoside-diphosphate reductase subunit alpha, with protein MLVIKRDGRRESVKFDKITARIEKLCYGLDGNHVHPVEVAKKVITGIYDGVTTVELDNLAAETAATLTVKHPDYAVLAARIAISNLHKVTSKSFSNTMKRLYKYEDPKNGEHAPLISKDTYAVIKKHAALLDSTIIYSRDYNYDYFGFKTLERSYLMKLDGKVVERPQHMLMRVAVGIHGEDIESAVETYNLLSEKWFTHATPTLFNAGTPKPQMSSCFLLTIKEDSIDGIYDTLKQCAQISQSAGGIGLSIHHVRATGSYIRGTNGVSNGIVPMLRNFDMTARYVDQGGGKRKGSFAIYLEPWHADVYDFLDLKKNHGKEELRARDLFYAMWIPDLFMKRVESNDEWSLFCPNEAPGLYDSYGDDFEKLYEKYEREGKARRTVKAQDLWFEILESQIETGTPYMLYKDHANRKSNQKNLGTIRSSNLCTEIMEYTSPDEVAVCNLASISLPKFVTEDENGKALHFDHQKLYEITKVVTRNLNKVIDVNYYPVPEARNSNMRHRPIGIGVQGLADAFIMLKMPFESEEAKGLNKDIFETIYYASMETSMELAEKEGAYQTFKGSPTSKGIFQFDMWGVTPDSGRWDWNTLKQKVKKHGIRNSLLLAPMPTASTSQILGNNECFEPYTSNIYTRRVLSGEFVVVNKHLLKDLVDLNLWNESMKNRLISENGSIQNIDDIPQHLKDLYKTTWEISQKVIIDMAADRGAFICQSQSLNIHMQDPNFGKLTSMHFHAWKRGLKTGMYYLRTKAATDAIKFTVDKAALGQPQTVTQQQMATVVEQRSQTISQNQSDMQCSLDDPDNCEACGS; from the coding sequence ATGCTAGTAATCAAAAGAGACGGCAGGCGCGAGTCAGTCAAATTTGACAAGATTACGGCCAGAATCGAGAAACTATGCTACGGTCTCGACGGCAACCACGTCCATCCGGTAGAAGTAGCCAAAAAGGTTATTACCGGTATCTATGATGGGGTAACCACTGTAGAACTGGATAACCTGGCTGCCGAAACCGCGGCTACCCTTACGGTCAAACATCCTGACTATGCGGTACTGGCTGCCCGCATTGCCATATCTAACTTGCATAAAGTGACCAGCAAGTCTTTCTCCAATACCATGAAGCGTCTTTATAAATATGAAGATCCTAAGAATGGAGAACATGCGCCCCTGATTTCTAAAGACACATATGCGGTCATTAAAAAGCATGCTGCTCTACTGGATTCTACCATCATTTACAGCCGTGACTACAATTACGATTACTTTGGCTTCAAGACGCTGGAGCGTTCTTACCTGATGAAGCTGGATGGTAAGGTAGTAGAGCGCCCTCAGCACATGCTGATGCGGGTAGCGGTCGGTATTCATGGTGAGGATATAGAATCAGCTGTGGAAACCTACAACCTGCTGTCGGAAAAGTGGTTTACCCATGCCACCCCTACCCTCTTCAATGCAGGTACGCCCAAGCCCCAGATGTCTTCCTGCTTTCTGCTGACCATCAAAGAAGATTCCATAGATGGTATCTACGATACCCTTAAGCAATGCGCTCAAATCTCGCAGTCTGCCGGAGGTATCGGCCTAAGCATCCACCACGTAAGGGCTACCGGCTCTTATATACGCGGTACCAATGGCGTATCCAACGGTATTGTGCCCATGCTGCGTAACTTCGACATGACCGCCCGCTATGTAGACCAGGGTGGTGGCAAACGCAAAGGCAGCTTTGCCATTTATCTGGAACCCTGGCATGCTGACGTCTATGACTTCCTGGATCTGAAGAAAAACCACGGTAAAGAAGAACTCCGTGCCCGTGACCTTTTCTACGCCATGTGGATTCCTGACCTCTTCATGAAGCGCGTGGAGAGCAATGACGAATGGTCGCTCTTCTGCCCCAACGAAGCGCCCGGCCTCTACGACAGCTATGGTGATGATTTTGAAAAGCTGTACGAAAAATATGAGCGCGAAGGTAAAGCCCGCCGTACCGTAAAAGCGCAGGATCTGTGGTTTGAGATCCTGGAATCTCAGATTGAGACCGGTACACCTTATATGTTGTATAAGGACCATGCCAACCGCAAGTCTAATCAGAAAAACCTGGGAACCATACGTTCTTCCAACCTCTGCACCGAAATCATGGAGTATACATCTCCTGACGAAGTAGCCGTATGTAACCTGGCTTCCATCTCACTGCCCAAATTTGTGACAGAAGATGAAAACGGCAAGGCATTGCATTTTGACCATCAGAAGCTGTATGAGATTACCAAGGTAGTGACCCGCAACCTGAACAAGGTGATAGATGTCAACTACTATCCGGTACCTGAAGCACGCAACTCCAACATGCGCCACCGTCCTATTGGTATCGGGGTACAGGGATTGGCCGATGCTTTCATCATGCTCAAAATGCCTTTTGAATCAGAAGAGGCCAAAGGACTGAACAAAGATATCTTTGAGACCATCTACTATGCATCTATGGAAACATCCATGGAACTGGCAGAAAAAGAAGGTGCATACCAAACGTTCAAAGGCTCGCCCACTTCCAAAGGCATCTTTCAGTTTGACATGTGGGGTGTCACCCCTGACAGCGGTCGCTGGGACTGGAATACCTTGAAGCAAAAAGTGAAAAAGCATGGTATACGCAATTCATTACTGCTGGCCCCTATGCCTACCGCTTCTACTTCTCAAATTCTGGGTAATAACGAATGTTTTGAGCCTTATACTTCCAATATCTACACCCGCCGCGTACTGTCTGGAGAGTTTGTGGTGGTGAACAAACACCTGCTCAAAGATCTGGTAGACCTGAATCTGTGGAATGAGAGCATGAAAAACCGTCTGATCTCTGAGAATGGTTCTATTCAAAATATTGACGACATTCCTCAGCACCTGAAAGACTTGTACAAAACCACCTGGGAGATCTCACAGAAAGTGATTATTGACATGGCCGCAGACCGTGGCGCGTTTATCTGCCAGAGCCAGAGCCTCAATATCCACATGCAGGACCCTAATTTTGGCAAGTTGACATCCATGCACTTTCATGCCTGGAAGCGCGGACTCAAAACCGGTATGTACTATCTGCGGACCAAGGCCGCTACCGATGCCATCAAGTTTACGGTAGACAAAGCCGCCCTGGGACAGCCACAAACGGTGACCCAACAACAAATGGCCACCGTGGTAGAGCAGCGATCCCAAACGATCAGCCAAAACCAGTCGGACATGCAGTGTTCGCTGGACGACCCCGACAACTGCGAAGCCTGCGGAAGTTAA
- a CDS encoding TetR/AcrR family transcriptional regulator has translation MVSLILSDKYYIRDPQYTELGVKIISQSIKMVDELGFEQFTFKKLATEISSTEASIYRYFENKHKLLMYLIAWYWKWMEYLIDYRTNNIEEPERKLNIVLKTISEEVTFDPTFANIDEAALHRIVVAESNKTYLTKHVDEDNKEGLFRGYKDLCRHIANIIKEYNPDYPYPHALISTVIEASHQQAFFAQHLPSLTEVKKGSEQMHDKIFEYLQHLVLNTIRKD, from the coding sequence ATGGTTTCTTTAATTCTTAGTGACAAATATTATATAAGAGATCCTCAATACACAGAATTGGGTGTCAAGATTATCAGCCAGAGTATCAAGATGGTTGATGAGCTAGGTTTTGAGCAGTTTACTTTTAAGAAACTGGCTACTGAAATCAGTTCCACGGAAGCTTCTATTTATCGCTACTTTGAGAATAAGCACAAATTGCTGATGTACCTGATTGCCTGGTACTGGAAGTGGATGGAATACTTGATAGACTATCGTACCAACAATATTGAAGAGCCTGAGCGTAAACTCAACATCGTGCTTAAAACCATAAGTGAAGAGGTAACATTTGATCCTACCTTTGCCAACATTGATGAAGCTGCACTTCATCGTATTGTTGTTGCCGAATCAAATAAAACTTATCTTACCAAACATGTAGACGAAGATAATAAGGAGGGATTATTTAGAGGATATAAAGACCTTTGTCGTCATATCGCAAATATTATCAAAGAATATAACCCCGATTATCCTTATCCTCATGCACTCATCAGCACTGTCATTGAAGCTTCCCATCAACAGGCATTCTTTGCCCAGCATCTACCTTCACTTACTGAAGTTAAAAAAGGCAGCGAACAAATGCATGATAAAATCTTTGAATACCTACAGCATTTGGTACTGAACACTATTCGCAAAGACTGA
- a CDS encoding helix-hairpin-helix domain-containing protein: MIEDILAKGQKASAKKAESKPTKEEAPKKEAKVKDSGSDDLKQISGIGPVFERELNAKGYTTYEQISKLKEKDMEELSEIDGLTVDLIKNEDWVGQAKELMKSSGKETKAKAPAKDDLKEISGIGPVFEKELNAKGYTTFEQISKLTDEDMEKLAEIDGLTADLIKNEDWVGQAKQLMKK; the protein is encoded by the coding sequence ATGATTGAGGATATCCTGGCGAAAGGTCAGAAGGCTTCCGCCAAGAAAGCTGAGTCTAAACCTACCAAAGAAGAAGCTCCTAAAAAAGAAGCTAAAGTCAAAGACAGCGGTAGTGATGATTTGAAGCAGATCAGCGGCATAGGTCCGGTATTTGAAAGAGAACTGAATGCCAAAGGTTATACTACTTATGAGCAGATCAGCAAACTGAAAGAAAAAGATATGGAAGAACTGTCTGAGATTGATGGTTTGACTGTTGACCTGATCAAGAATGAAGATTGGGTAGGTCAGGCTAAGGAACTTATGAAGTCTTCCGGAAAAGAAACCAAAGCCAAAGCTCCTGCCAAAGATGATCTTAAAGAAATCAGTGGTATTGGTCCTGTCTTTGAGAAAGAGTTGAATGCCAAAGGTTATACTACTTTTGAGCAAATCAGCAAGCTGACGGATGAAGACATGGAGAAACTGGCTGAGATTGATGGGTTGACTGCTGATCTGATTAAAAATGAAGATTGGGTAGGTCAGGCCAAACAACTGATGAAGAAGTAA
- a CDS encoding replication/maintenance protein RepL has product MEEKQKKPGRNQKEKEIVRYERWINADTGEEREFAVVEKPIYKNTHFYLTFLPDLLQASREFGKGKKKVLLYILNSIDTHTHLFIGKYRDIADFTKTSQRTISETIAYLVEIDFLRKKAQSVYVVSPRYISRGEASKKRDLMVKYQELAYTKQEAEAMSRQLTLI; this is encoded by the coding sequence ATGGAAGAGAAACAAAAGAAGCCGGGCAGGAATCAGAAAGAAAAAGAGATTGTGCGCTATGAGCGCTGGATCAATGCCGATACCGGAGAAGAACGTGAGTTTGCTGTGGTAGAGAAACCTATTTATAAGAATACCCATTTTTACCTTACCTTTCTGCCCGACCTCTTGCAGGCCTCAAGAGAATTTGGCAAAGGAAAAAAGAAAGTGCTTTTATATATATTAAACAGCATTGATACCCATACCCATCTGTTCATCGGAAAATACCGGGATATTGCCGACTTTACCAAGACCAGTCAGCGCACCATATCAGAGACGATTGCCTATTTGGTAGAGATAGACTTTCTGAGAAAAAAAGCGCAATCTGTATATGTGGTCTCGCCCCGCTATATCTCCAGGGGAGAAGCCAGCAAAAAAAGAGATCTGATGGTCAAATATCAGGAATTGGCGTATACCAAACAGGAAGCTGAAGCCATGTCACGTCAGCTAACGCTGATTTGA
- a CDS encoding ribonucleoside-diphosphate reductase small subunit: MDQKTLEAQEPILQENPNRFVLFPIEHPDIWQWYKKEEASFWTAEEIDLSQDLKDWSNMTDDERHFISHVLAFFAASDGIVNENLAENFVNEVQYTEAKFFYGFQIAMENVHSETYSLLIDTYIKDTKTKNKLFRAVETMDCVKKKADWALRWIDEGNFAERLVAFAAVEGIFFSGSFCSIFWLKKRGLMPGLTFSNELISRDEGLHCDFACHLYMNHLINRLPKETVIKIITDAVTIEKEFVSDALPVSLIGMNADLMCQYIEFVADRLLLELGCDKIYKSSNPFDFMEMISLQGKTNFFEKRVGEYQKAGVKNSSEDQGKAKFSLDEDF, translated from the coding sequence ATGGATCAGAAAACATTAGAAGCGCAAGAGCCGATTTTGCAGGAAAACCCAAACCGTTTTGTACTATTTCCTATTGAGCATCCCGATATATGGCAATGGTACAAGAAGGAAGAAGCAAGTTTCTGGACGGCTGAGGAGATAGATCTGAGCCAGGATTTGAAGGACTGGAGCAATATGACTGACGACGAGCGGCATTTCATCTCTCATGTGCTTGCTTTCTTTGCTGCCAGTGATGGTATTGTGAATGAGAACCTGGCCGAAAATTTCGTCAATGAGGTACAGTATACCGAAGCTAAGTTTTTCTATGGCTTCCAGATTGCGATGGAAAACGTTCATTCCGAGACTTACTCTTTGTTGATTGATACCTATATCAAGGATACCAAAACCAAGAATAAGCTTTTCCGTGCCGTAGAAACGATGGACTGCGTGAAAAAGAAAGCAGACTGGGCGCTACGCTGGATTGATGAAGGTAATTTTGCCGAAAGACTGGTGGCCTTTGCCGCTGTAGAAGGTATTTTCTTCTCCGGTAGCTTCTGTTCTATCTTCTGGCTGAAAAAGCGTGGACTGATGCCAGGACTAACTTTTTCCAATGAGCTGATTTCCCGCGACGAAGGATTGCACTGCGACTTTGCCTGTCATCTGTACATGAATCACCTGATCAACAGGCTTCCCAAAGAGACGGTCATCAAAATCATTACTGATGCCGTAACCATTGAGAAGGAATTTGTAAGTGATGCCCTGCCGGTCAGCCTGATCGGCATGAACGCCGACCTGATGTGCCAGTACATTGAGTTTGTTGCTGACCGTCTGTTGCTTGAGCTCGGCTGTGACAAAATTTACAAATCCAGCAATCCTTTTGACTTTATGGAGATGATTTCACTACAAGGTAAGACTAACTTTTTTGAAAAGCGTGTAGGAGAATACCAGAAGGCTGGTGTGAAAAACAGCTCTGAGGATCAGGGTAAAGCCAAATTCTCCTTAGACGAAGACTTTTAG